In one Brassica oleracea var. oleracea cultivar TO1000 chromosome C9, BOL, whole genome shotgun sequence genomic region, the following are encoded:
- the LOC106318787 gene encoding protein indeterminate-domain 5, chloroplastic, with amino-acid sequence MAASSSSAASFFGVQQDDQSHLLPPNSSAAAPPLPTHHQPPQSQQPLDAPPQKKKRNQPRTPNSDAEVIALSPKTLMATNRFICEVCNKGFQREQNLQLHRRGHNLPWKLKQKSTKEVKRKVYLCPEPTCVHHDPSRALGDLTGIKKHYYRKHGEKKWKCEKCSKRYAVQSDWKAHSKTCGTKEYRCDCGTLFSRRDSFITHRAFCDALAQESARHPTSLTSLPSHHFPYGQNTNNSNNTSSMILGLSHMGPSQNLDHESGERLRLGSSGGGGAGAASRSSSDLIAANASGYFMQEQNPSFHDQQDHHQQGFLAASNNIKASPMNFQQSLMQFSHDSHNCPSSNLFNLSFLSGHNGVASATSNPNAAAVSSGNLMISNNFDGENAVRGGGGRGGGEGSTGLFPNNLMTSADRISTGAVPSLFSSSMQNPNSTTHMSATALLQKAAQIGSSSSNNNNSNNASSILRSFGSGMYGESESNLNDLMNSFSNPGATGNNVNRVDSPSYGGVNKGLNADKQSMTRDFLGVGQIVRSMSESGGFQQQKQQQQHGNSTERVGSSSDSADRNSINVNPGGGPASSPPYGIHRASF; translated from the exons ATGGCTGCTTCTTCATCCTCTGCTGCTTCCTTCTTTGGAGTTCAACAAGATGATCAATCTCACCTTCTTCCTCCTAATTCCTCCGCAGCCGCTCCTCCTCTTCCTACTCACCACCAGCCACCGCAGTCTCAGCAGCCCCTTGATGCTCCACCGCAGAAAAAGAAGAGAAACCAACCAAGAACTCCAA ATTCCGATGCAGAAGTGATAGCTTTGTCTCCAAAGACACTAATGGCTACAAACAGATTCATATGTGAAGTATGCAACAAAGGGTTTCAAAGAGAACAGAATCTACAACTTCACCGAAGAGGACACAATCTTCCATGGAAACTTAAGCAGAAATCGACCAAAGAAGTGAAGAGGAAAGTGTATCTTTGTCCGGAGCCCACGTGCGTCCACCATGACCCGTCACGTGCTCTCGGAGACCTCACCGGAATCAAGAAACATTATTACCGTAAACACGGTGAAAAGAAGTGGAAATGCGAGAAATGTTCTAAGCGTTACGCTGTTCAATCGGATTGGAAAGCTCACTCCAAGACTTGTGGTACCAAAGAATATCGTTGCGACTGTGGTACACTATTCTCCCG GCGAGACAGTTTCATTACACACAGAGCCTTTTGTGACGCGTTGGCTCAAGAGAGTGCGAGACACCCAACTTCTTTGACTTCTTTGCCAAGTCACCACTTTCCATACGGACAAAATACCAACAACTCCAACAATACTTCAAGCATGATCCTTGGTTTGTCCCACATGGGGCCCTCACAGAATCTTGATCATGAGTCCGGCGAACGTCTCCGACTCGGAAGCAGCGGAGGAGGAGGTGCAGGAGCCGCCTCACGCTCTTCCTCCGATCTCATTGCTGCAAATGCTTCGGGTTACTTCATGCAAGAGCAAAACCCTAGCTTTCATGATCAACAAGACCATCATCAACAAGGGTTTTTGGCTGCAAGCAATAACATCAAGGCATCACCAATGAACTTTCAACAAAGTCTGATGCAGTTCTCACATGATAGCCATAACTGTCCTTCTTCCAATCTCTTCAATCTCAGCTTCCTCTCTGGACACAATGGAGTTGCTTCTGCTACAAGCAACCCAAATGCTGCTGCTGTTTCATCTGGCAATCTTATGATTTCTAACAATTTTGATGGAGAAAATGCTGTTAGAGGCGGAGGTGGACGAGGAGGAGGAGAAGGAAGTACAGGTCTCTTCCCTAACAATCTGATGACCTCGGCGGACAGAATCAGCACAGGAGCAGTGCCTTCACTCTTTAGCTCATCAATGCAAAATCCCAATTCAACAACTCACATGTCAGCCACTGCTCTTCTTCAGAAAGCTGCTCAAATTGGTTCAAGCTCGAGCAACAACAACAATAGTAACAATGCTTCATCGATTCTAAGAAGCTTTGGGAGTGGTATGTACGGAGAAAGCGAGAGTAATCTTAATGATTTGATGAACTCATTCTCTAACCCAGGCGCAACGGGAAACAACGTTAATAGAGTAGATTCTCCGTCATACGGAGGAGTGAACAAAGGATTAAACGCTGATAAACAAAGCATGACCAGAGACTTTCTTGGGGTTGGACAGATCGTAAGAAGCATGAGTGAAAGCGGAGGGTTTCAACAACAAAAACAACAACAACAACATGGGAATAGTACAGAAAGAGTTGGCTCTTCGTCGGATTCCGCCGATAGAAACAGCATAAATGTGAATCCTGGTGGTGGTCCAGCAAGTTCACCACCCTATGGAATCCATCGTGCTAGTTTCTAG